From a single Tachypleus tridentatus isolate NWPU-2018 chromosome 6, ASM421037v1, whole genome shotgun sequence genomic region:
- the LOC143253627 gene encoding uncharacterized protein LOC143253627 isoform X2 translates to MAVLENFRDKMPTGVPELKFPVLDPLMIGNINENIKEGIAQVDINIQNLQLFGLSGFSVPSLEADLQDLKISFKLKLPFLKATSNNYNLEGKIAGIFPLYGDGKATIQIDNLDIYLDGGLTVTTDGYLQLADNMAVSIDFSKVSIKLENILGGGSFGDVINALLSSVGKIIFDKFKPKIMNELKKQIIKSANNELGKHKLEDIIAGKIPIKKL, encoded by the coding sequence ATGGCAGTTCTGGAGAACTTTCGAGACAAGATGCCCACAGGCGTTCCTGAGTTAAAATTCCCTGTACTTGACCCTCTTATGATAGGAAATATAAACGAAAATATCAAAGAGGGTATTGCACAAGttgatataaatattcaaaacttgCAGCTATTTGGGCTCTCTGGTTTCAGTGTTCCAAGTTTAGAAGCAGACCTTCAGgatcttaaaatatctttcaagCTTAAGCTTCCCTTCTTAAAAGCTACTAGCAACAACTACAATCTAGAAGGCAAAATTGCTGGAATATTTCCTTTGTATGGAGATGGAAAAGCAACTATACAAATAGATAATTTAGACATTTATTTAGATGGTGGCCTTACAGTGACCACAGATGGCTATCTTCAATTGGCTGATAATATGGCAGTCAGCATTGATTTCAGCAAAGTTAGTATTAAGTTGGAAAATATTTTAGGAGGAGGCAGTTTTGGTGATGTCATCAATGCTCTTTTAAGCTCAgttggaaaaataatttttgacaaGTTTAAGCCTAAGATTATGAACGAGTTGAAAAAGCAGATTATTAAAAGTGCTAATAATGAACTTGGTAAACATAAGCTGGAAGACATTATTGCAGGGAAGATTCCAATCAAAAAGCTATGA
- the LOC143253627 gene encoding uncharacterized protein LOC143253627 isoform X1 gives MYRLILFLFGAEIVGLTPVIQHDDSLRNYIMAVLENFRDKMPTGVPELKFPVLDPLMIGNINENIKEGIAQVDINIQNLQLFGLSGFSVPSLEADLQDLKISFKLKLPFLKATSNNYNLEGKIAGIFPLYGDGKATIQIDNLDIYLDGGLTVTTDGYLQLADNMAVSIDFSKVSIKLENILGGGSFGDVINALLSSVGKIIFDKFKPKIMNELKKQIIKSANNELGKHKLEDIIAGKIPIKKL, from the coding sequence GATTGACTCCTGTAATTCAACACGACGACAGTCTTAGGAACTACATTATGGCAGTTCTGGAGAACTTTCGAGACAAGATGCCCACAGGCGTTCCTGAGTTAAAATTCCCTGTACTTGACCCTCTTATGATAGGAAATATAAACGAAAATATCAAAGAGGGTATTGCACAAGttgatataaatattcaaaacttgCAGCTATTTGGGCTCTCTGGTTTCAGTGTTCCAAGTTTAGAAGCAGACCTTCAGgatcttaaaatatctttcaagCTTAAGCTTCCCTTCTTAAAAGCTACTAGCAACAACTACAATCTAGAAGGCAAAATTGCTGGAATATTTCCTTTGTATGGAGATGGAAAAGCAACTATACAAATAGATAATTTAGACATTTATTTAGATGGTGGCCTTACAGTGACCACAGATGGCTATCTTCAATTGGCTGATAATATGGCAGTCAGCATTGATTTCAGCAAAGTTAGTATTAAGTTGGAAAATATTTTAGGAGGAGGCAGTTTTGGTGATGTCATCAATGCTCTTTTAAGCTCAgttggaaaaataatttttgacaaGTTTAAGCCTAAGATTATGAACGAGTTGAAAAAGCAGATTATTAAAAGTGCTAATAATGAACTTGGTAAACATAAGCTGGAAGACATTATTGCAGGGAAGATTCCAATCAAAAAGCTATGA